A genomic segment from Oncorhynchus clarkii lewisi isolate Uvic-CL-2024 chromosome 12, UVic_Ocla_1.0, whole genome shotgun sequence encodes:
- the LOC139421017 gene encoding nuclear receptor subfamily 5, group A, member 5 encodes MYVPQGHFHADQGQAQPLDLLSSEGSSISQELKTEPGTRPDQAEVCPVCGDKVSGYHYGLLTCESCKGFFKRSVQNNKRYTCAERQSCPMNPSQRKRCPYCRFQKCLAVGMKREAVRADRMRGGRNKFGPLYRRDRQMKQQRGVYRHQQHNTTPYRIKLESAQTHQPSVSNNIHLMSSHTSAPLPSDNFHQSQAYPSNLGHSELHPMLLDCTLNRDRRALAPPPSLAYPEVYHRSSHGGGSGYHQGKSEMMPYSYGPAPPTPPTPKGLLTTPTTTPSSTPTPTLTSMLTAPIPSFLAQLLEGEPDERQLCAKVLASLQREQASRGKHDRLNTFSIMCKMADQTLFGLVEWARNSALFKELKVEDQMVLLQSCWSELLVLDHLCRQVAYSREGCIYLVTGQQIEVSNILTQAGVTLTSLVSRTQDLVVKLKALHLDTQEFVCLKYLVLFNPDVKSVQDRGQVERTQERVNHTLMDHTLYTHPGHTDKFGQLLLRLPEVRSISLQVEEYLYQRHLQGDLPCNSLLTEMLHAKHS; translated from the exons ATGTACGTACCCCAGGGCCACTTCCATGCGGACCAGGGCCAGGCCCAGCCTCTGGATCTGTTGTCTTCGGAGGGATCGTCGATAT CTCAGGAGCTGAAGACCGAGCCAGGGACCAGGCCAGATCAGGCGGAGGTCTGTCCAGTCTGTGGAGACAAAGTGTCTGGCTACCACTATGGACTGCTCACCTGCGAGAGCTGCAAG GGTTTCTTCAAGCGTTCGGTGCAGAACAACAAGCGTTACACCtgtgcagagagacagagctgtcCCATGAACCCCTCCCAGAGGAAACGCTGCCCCTACTGCCGTTTCCAGAAGTGCCTGGCCGTGGGCATGAAGAGAGAGG CGGTAAGGGCAGACCGAATGAGAGGTGGCCGGAACAAGTTTGGTCCTCTGTATCGACGAGACAGGCAGATGAAACAGCAGAGAGGGGTCTACCGCCACCAGCAGCACAACACCACCCCCTACAGGATCAAACTGGAAAGTGCACAAACGCATCAGCCTTCCGTTTCAAACAACATTCACCTGATGTCCAGTCACACATCGGCACCCCTTCCCTCTGACAATTTCCACCAATCGCAGGCCTACCCCTCCAATCTGGGCCATTCAGAGCTCCACCCCATGCTTCTGGACTGCACCTTGAACCGGGACAGGAGGGCTCTAGCTCCTCCCCCATCCCTGGCTTACCCTGAAGTGTACCACCGTTCCTCCCATGGAGGGGGATCAGGATACCACCAGGGGAAAAGTGAGATGATGCCTTACAGCTACGGCCCGGCACCTCCAACCCCGCCCACACCTAAAGGGTTACTCACCACGCCCACAACCACCCCGAGCTCCACCCCAACCCCGACCTTAACCTCCATGTTGACTGCTCCCATACCTAGCTTCCTGGCCCAGCTTCTGGAGGGTGAGCCGGATGAGCGCCAGCTGTGTGCCAAGGTGCTGGCCAGCCTGCAGAGAGAGCAAGCAAGCCGTGGGAAACACGACCGCCTTAACACCTTCAGTATCATGTGTAAAATGGCCGACCAGACTCTGTTTGGGCTTGTGGAATGGGCCAGGAACAGTGCTCTCTTCAAGGAGCTTAAg GTGGAGGACCAGATGGTGCTGCTGCAGAGCTGTTGGAGTGAGCTGCTGGTGCTGGATCACCTGTGTCGACAGGTGGCCTACAGCAGAGAAGGCTGCATCTATCTGGTCACAGGACAACAG ATTGAGGTGTCGAACATCCTGACCCAGGCAGGGGTCACTCTGACCAGTCTGGTGTCAAGGACTCAGGACCTGGTGGTTAAACTCAAGGCCCTCCACCTGGACACACAGGAGTTTGTGTGCCTCAAATACCTGGTCCTCTTCAACCCTG ATGTGAAGTCGGTGCAGGACCGCGGGCAGGTGGAGCGGACCCAGGAAAGGGTGAACCACACCCTGATGGACCACACCCTCTACACCCACCCGGGTCACACCGACAAGTTTGGCCAACTGCTGCTACGGCTTCCTGAGGTTCGCAGCATCAGCCTGCAGGTGGAGGAGTATCTGTACCAGCGCCACCTACAGGGTGATCTGCCCTGCAACTCATTGCTCACAGAGATGCTGCACGCTAAACACAGCTGA